The proteins below come from a single Planktothrix sp. FACHB-1365 genomic window:
- the patD gene encoding heterocyst frequency control protein PatD, protein MLSKSTSQVIDQFQNTLKQLHTTLISAPLDSTDLKQTFQQAKVTFQTQIMGINESDFDPPVESKIQSYLTETHKQMRLLEMDLKFLQVSHQSATFRTRLTQIQNRLDLLLSYGEAIVKDV, encoded by the coding sequence ATGTTATCAAAATCTACCTCTCAAGTGATCGATCAGTTCCAAAATACCTTGAAACAGCTTCACACGACCTTGATCTCAGCCCCTCTCGATTCTACCGATTTAAAACAGACCTTTCAACAGGCAAAAGTCACCTTTCAAACCCAAATTATGGGGATCAACGAGAGTGATTTTGATCCCCCTGTTGAGTCTAAAATCCAATCCTATTTAACGGAAACTCATAAACAGATGCGACTCTTAGAAATGGATCTAAAATTTCTACAAGTATCTCATCAATCTGCCACCTTCCGCACCCGCCTCACCCAAATTCAAAATCGCCTCGATCTCCTGTTGAGTTATGGTGAAGCCATTGTGAAAGATGTTTGA
- a CDS encoding PAS domain-containing sensor histidine kinase — protein MNIDQENILLHKIEIAANRINVLYENAAEITSTQPQFLQQCLEELSLALEELHIAEEELHLKNNELAEAWQIAERERQRYQELFEFAPDGYFVTDTYGRIQEANHAAAELFNISSKYLINKLVINFVPEESRRNFRLMLNQLPKINRIQEWEICLCKRDKQSFYGSLTVETVRNQSDTVISLRWLLRDITTRKQAEEELHQTQLQNLQLIEADRLKTQFISTISHELRTPLNAILGFSNLLLRRMQNQHDECLVGMVERIFNNGKNLLKLIEAILDFSKLEARRINLQQDTFDLADLGIITCDELRVLAQQKALELEVQDLQRPITIVNDRVRLRQILVNLLSNGIKFTEKGCVSLEIGELPNDRVVIIVQDTGIGINLTDQPHIFKEFWQANQTINRPHNGAGLGLAITGSLVELMQGSITVESQPGKGTTFRVELPRCIG, from the coding sequence ATGAACATTGATCAGGAAAATATTCTTTTACATAAAATTGAGATTGCTGCTAATAGAATTAATGTTTTATATGAAAATGCTGCTGAGATTACCTCAACTCAACCTCAATTTCTTCAGCAATGTTTAGAGGAACTCAGCTTGGCTTTGGAAGAACTACACATTGCTGAAGAAGAATTACACCTAAAAAATAATGAATTAGCAGAAGCATGGCAGATTGCTGAGAGGGAACGACAACGCTATCAGGAACTGTTTGAATTTGCTCCAGATGGTTATTTCGTTACGGATACCTATGGAAGAATTCAAGAAGCAAACCATGCCGCAGCAGAACTATTTAATATTTCCTCTAAATATTTAATTAACAAACTTGTCATCAATTTTGTTCCTGAAGAAAGTCGTAGAAATTTCCGTTTAATGCTGAATCAACTGCCAAAAATTAATCGGATTCAGGAGTGGGAAATCTGTCTTTGTAAGCGGGATAAACAAAGTTTTTATGGTTCGCTAACAGTGGAAACTGTTCGGAATCAATCCGATACAGTTATTTCTCTACGGTGGTTATTACGAGATATTACAACCCGGAAGCAAGCAGAAGAAGAACTACACCAAACACAACTTCAAAATTTGCAATTGATTGAGGCAGATCGTCTGAAAACTCAGTTTATCTCAACTATTTCTCATGAATTACGAACCCCCCTTAATGCGATTCTAGGATTTTCTAACCTGTTGTTGCGTCGGATGCAAAATCAACACGATGAATGTTTAGTAGGGATGGTTGAGCGTATTTTTAATAATGGCAAAAATCTATTAAAGTTGATTGAAGCAATATTAGATTTTTCTAAACTAGAAGCTCGCCGTATAAACTTGCAACAGGATACTTTTGATTTAGCAGACTTAGGCATCATAACCTGTGATGAATTGCGAGTGTTAGCACAACAAAAAGCTTTGGAATTAGAGGTACAAGATCTCCAACGTCCTATTACTATTGTTAATGATCGTGTAAGATTACGCCAAATTTTGGTTAATTTGCTTTCTAATGGGATTAAATTTACAGAAAAGGGTTGTGTTTCTCTCGAAATTGGAGAGTTACCTAATGATCGAGTTGTGATCATTGTTCAAGATACCGGAATTGGGATTAATTTAACTGACCAACCGCATATTTTTAAAGAGTTTTGGCAAGCCAACCAAACCATAAATCGTCCTCATAATGGTGCTGGTTTAGGTTTAGCGATTACTGGATCGTTAGTAGAATTAATGCAGGGAAGTATTACTGTAGAAAGCCAACCTGGAAAAGGAACAACATTTCGAGTTGAACTTCCTCGTTGCATTGGTTAA